The following proteins come from a genomic window of Miscanthus floridulus cultivar M001 chromosome 2, ASM1932011v1, whole genome shotgun sequence:
- the LOC136536389 gene encoding putative cyclin-dependent kinase F-2, protein MLPPTREQAAGSATSSPGSATPATGASRPGVAAAAGATTYNKRSHVDAFGSTDDYEEMCCLGKGAFGAVAKARHRVTGETVAIKRITEPDGGGPEELLREARLHEACGGHPFIVGVHGLVRDPATTELRLVMECVGGPSIKKFLRAQPRRGGLPLPEATVRTIMWQLLTGAEKMHEERIIHRDIKPDNILISDDGKAVKICDFGLAMSMSEASTYEPDGTLWYMAPEVLLEKPDCDALVDTWSLGCVMAELINGQVLFEDGRDEEGQARSIFDVLGYPDDSTWPWFSSTPFATELLPILDDVHHDNHLRKMFPEAVLSQQGFEVLNGLLTCNPDKRLTATAALKHPWFAKVDAMELLRNEEVESALPKKQLLVAPLLQRCV, encoded by the coding sequence ATGTTGCCACCGACTAGGGAGCAGGCAGCGGGATCTGCCACTTCTTCAcccggcagcgctacgccggcgacgGGAGCGAGTCGTCcgggcgtcgccgccgccgcaggggCGACGACCTACAACAAGAGGAGCCACGTCGACGCCTTCGGCAGCACCGACGACTACGAGGAGATGTGCTGCCTCGGCAAGGGCGCGTTCGGCGCCGTCGCCAAGGCGCGGCACCGCGTCACCGGCGAGACCGTCGCCATCAAGCGCATCACCGAGCCCGACGGCGGCGGTCCCGAGGAGCTGCTGCGGGAGGCGCGCCTACACGAGGCGTGCGGGGGCCACCCGTTCATCGTCGGCGTCCACGGCCTCGTGCGCGATCCGGCCACCACGGAGCTCCGCCTCGTCATGGAGTGCGTCGGTGGGCCAAGCATCAAGAAGTTCCTCCGTGCTCAGCCCCGCCGCGGCGGCCTGCCGCTCCCGGAGGCCACGGTGCGCACCATCATGTGGCAGCTGCTGACGGGCGCCGAGAAGATGCACGAGGAACGCATCATCCACCGCGACATCAAGCCCGACAACATCCTCATCAGCGACGATGGCAAGGCCGTCAAGATCTGTGACTTTGGGCTCGCCATGTCCATGTCCGAGGCGTCAACGTACGAGCCGGACGGCACGCTGTGGTACATGGCGCCCGAGGTGCTGCTGGAGAAGCCCGACTGCGACGCGCTCGTCGATACCTGGTCGCTGGGATGTGTCATGGCTGAGCTCATCAATGGCCAGGTGCTATTCGAGGATGGCCGCGACGAGGAAGGACAGGCCCGCTCGATCTTCGACGTGCTCGGCTACCCAGACGACAGTACTTGGCCGTGGTTCTCGTCCACGCCGTTCGCCACCGAACTGCTGCCGATACTAGACGACGTGCATCATGACAACCACTTACGCAAGATGTTCCCTGAGGCAGTGCTGTCCCAGCAAGGATTCGAGGTCCTTAATGGCCTCCTGACGTGCAACCCCGACAAGCGGCTCACGGCGACCGCCGCGCTCAAACACCCATGGTTTGCCAAGGTTGACGCGATGGAGCTGCTCAGGAACGAAGAGGTGGAATCGGCGTTGCCCAAGAAGCAGCTGCTCGTCGCTCCACTGCTCCAGCGGTGTGTGTAA
- the LOC136538556 gene encoding uncharacterized protein, producing MAAVRSNRPHQHRRYEASCPATSVAVAAARADDAPRQRPREPVQVREQGPLSAGHHHQLRRSAAFPPRRPGAVPVRRPPQRCDSDLNIREHRTCSEVAGGTAAGCAAVCCCFPCVMVEVVVLATVRAPAALCRRAARVRKAGRRRSASAGQATEIYELLVDDAGVVEVDASAAEAAVALPVKPALELEETGELEKEVWARFYGTGFWRSPSHLDDEDDR from the coding sequence ATGGCGGCCGTCCGGTCCAACAGGCCGCACCAGCACCGCCGCTACGAGGCGTCGTGCCCGGCGACCTCcgtggccgtggcggcggcgagggCCGACGACGCCCCGCGCCAGCGTCCGCGGGAGCCCGTGCAGGTCCGGGAGCAGGGCCCGCTGTCGGCGGGGCATCATCACCAGCTGCGGCGGTCAGCGGCGTTCCCGCCGCGCCGCCCGGGTGCAGTGCCAGTGCGCCGCCCTCCACAGCGCTGCgacagcgacctcaacatcaggGAGCACCGCACCTGCAGCGAGGTGGCCGGCGGCACCGCGGCGGGCTGCGCCGCCGTGTGCTGCTGCTTCCCCTGCGTCATGGTGGAGGTCGTGGTGCTCGCCACGGTGCGCGCGCCCGCGGCTCTGTGCCGCAGGGCCGCCCGCGTGCGCAAGGCCGGCCGGCGGCGCTCCGCCTCCGCGGGGCAGGCCACGGAGATCTACGAGCTGCTCGTGGACGACGCCGGCGTCGTCGAGGTGGACGCCAGCGCCGCCGAGGCGGCCGTGGCGCTGCCCGTGAAGCCCGCCTTGGAGCTGGAGGAGACCGGGGAGCTGGAGAAGGAGGTGTGGGCGAGATTCTACGGCACCGGCTTCTGGAGGAGCCCGTCGCATCTCGACGACGAGGACGACAGGTGA
- the LOC136522288 gene encoding protein YABBY 2-like isoform X2, translating into MLNIVTVRCGHCTSLLSVNLRGLIQSLPVQNHYSQENFKVQNISFTENYPEYAPSSSKYRMPTMLSAKGDLDHMLHVRAPEKRQRVPSAYNRFIKEEIRRIKASNPDISHREAFSTAAKNWAHFPNIHFGLGPYESSNKLDEAIGATGHPQKVQDLY; encoded by the exons ATGCTGAACATCGTGACAGTCCGTTGTGGGCACTGCACTAGCCTGCTGTCGGTGAACTTGAGAGGACTCATCCAATCACTCCCTGTCCAGAATCACTACTCACAG GAGAATTTCAAGGTCCAAAATATCAGCTTTACTGAAAACTACCCTGAGTATGCACCTTCGTCTTCCAAATACCGCATGCCAACGATGTTGTCAGCGAAAGGTGATCTGGATCATATGCTGCACGTGCGTG CTCCGGAGAAGAGGCAACGTGTTCCTTCAGCATATAACAGATTTATTAA GGAAGAGATACGAAGGATTAAAGCAAGCAACCCGGACATAAGCCATAGGGAAGCCTTCAGCACTGCAGCAAAGAAT TGGGCACATTTTCCAAACATTCATTTTGGACTAGGACCCTATGAAAGTAGCAACAAGCTTGATGAGGCCATCGGTGCAACGGGCCAtccccagaaagtccaagatctcTACTAA
- the LOC136522288 gene encoding protein YABBY 2-like isoform X1 — translation MSAQQIAPVPEHVCYVHCNFCNTILAVSVPSHSMLNIVTVRCGHCTSLLSVNLRGLIQSLPVQNHYSQENFKVQNISFTENYPEYAPSSSKYRMPTMLSAKGDLDHMLHVRAPEKRQRVPSAYNRFIKEEIRRIKASNPDISHREAFSTAAKNWAHFPNIHFGLGPYESSNKLDEAIGATGHPQKVQDLY, via the exons ATGTCGGCCCAGCAGATCGCGCCGGTGCCGGAGCATGTGTGCTACGTGCACTGCAACTTCTGCAACACAATTCTCGCG GTCAGTGTCCCGAGTCACAGCATGCTGAACATCGTGACAGTCCGTTGTGGGCACTGCACTAGCCTGCTGTCGGTGAACTTGAGAGGACTCATCCAATCACTCCCTGTCCAGAATCACTACTCACAG GAGAATTTCAAGGTCCAAAATATCAGCTTTACTGAAAACTACCCTGAGTATGCACCTTCGTCTTCCAAATACCGCATGCCAACGATGTTGTCAGCGAAAGGTGATCTGGATCATATGCTGCACGTGCGTG CTCCGGAGAAGAGGCAACGTGTTCCTTCAGCATATAACAGATTTATTAA GGAAGAGATACGAAGGATTAAAGCAAGCAACCCGGACATAAGCCATAGGGAAGCCTTCAGCACTGCAGCAAAGAAT TGGGCACATTTTCCAAACATTCATTTTGGACTAGGACCCTATGAAAGTAGCAACAAGCTTGATGAGGCCATCGGTGCAACGGGCCAtccccagaaagtccaagatctcTACTAA